In the genome of Streptomyces aquilus, the window GGGGCAGACGGCGACCACCGGGTGCCCGGGCGGGAAGTCGCCGCCGGTCTCCCGGAGGTGCCCGAGCAGGAAGCCGTGCGAGAGGCCGATGCCGGCGCCCGGCTTCAACACCGTGAAGATCTCGGGGTGATGGGCGGCCAGCGCCGCGTCGGCGATCAGCAGGATCACCAGGTCGCTGTCGGCGGCGACGGCGAGCCAGTCGCCGAGGGTGCCGTCCTCCTCGGTGAAGCCGTGGGTACGGGCGTCGGCCGCCGACGCCGATCCGGGGCGCAGTCCGACGGCCACCGTGAGGTCGGTGCCGGCGAGGGAGTCGCGCAGGTTGAGGGCCTGGGCGCGGCCCTGCGGGCCCCAGCCGAGGACACCGATGCGGCGCACGCCGGCGAAGGCCCGCGGCAGCAGCGGGAACAGATGCCGGCCGCCGCGCAGGATGGTCTCCGTGCCGCCGGGCACGTCCATCGTCTCGAGGCTGAAGACACGGGAGGTGTGCGTGGTCGAGGTCATGGTCGAGTTGTAGGCTCGCGGCGAGCGTTGCGGCAAGCGCAACATGTGAAGCGGCCTCTTGCAGGAGATGAAAGGCGCAGGTGATCTGGTGCGTGACGACCATCGGGAGCTGCGTCTTTTTCTGCACCTGGCGCAGTCGCTGAACTTCGGACGGACCAGCCTCGACTGTCATGTCAGCCCGGCGACGCTGACGCGGACCGTGCAGCGGCTGGAGGCGGATCTCGGGCACCGGCTCTTCGACCGGGGGCCGCGCGGGGTGTCCCTGACGGCCGAGGGGCATCGGTTCCGTGCATACGCCGTCCAGGCACTGGAGTTGTGGCGCTCCTACCGCGAGGAACATCCCGACCCGGCCGAACTGACCGGCCGGCTGGCCGTGTTCGCCACGGTGACCGCCTGCCAGGCGCTGCTGCCCGACCTGTTGGCCCCGTTCCGGGCCGCCCACCCCCAGGTACGGCTCGACCTGCGCACCGGCGACGCGGCGGCGGCGCTGGCCCGGCTCGACGAGGGCGAGGTCGACGTCGCCGTGGCGGGCATCCCGGCACGGCTGCCCGAGCCCCTGGTGGGGCGGACCGTCGAGGTGACCGAGCTGGTCCTGGTCACCGCCCGGGACCGGCCCGACCCTGGCCTCGACGGGCCCTTCGTCCTCCCCCACCGCGGGCTCGTCCGGGACGCCGCCGACCGCTGGTTCCGGGCCCGCGGCAAAACGCCCGAGGTCGTCTGCGAACCTGACGGCCACGAAGGGCTGTTGACACTGGTCGCCCTCGGCTGCGGTACGGGGGTGGTGCCGCGGCTGGTGCTGGAGCACAGTGCGGTGCGCGAACGGCTGGCGGTGCTTCCGGCGGACCCACCGCCCGAGCCGTTCCCGATCGGGTTGTGCGTACGACGGGCCGATCTGCGCAGGCCGCTGGTGGCCGCGCTGTGGAGCCTCACGGCTCCCTGACGTGCTCCACGTCGGAGCCCATGGAGCCTCACCGCCCCCTGAGGCGCTCCACGTTCTCCCGGTCCTCCGGGTCCTCGCTGGCCTCGGCCGCGAACCACGCGTCGAGGATCTCCTTCATCAGCGGCTCGGACGTCAGGCGCAGGCCGAGGGCGAGGACGTTGGCGTCGTTCCAGCGGCGGGCGCCGTCCGCGGTGTAGGCGTCGGTGCACAGCGCGGCCCGCACGCCGGGGACCTTGTTCGCGGCGATCGACGCCCCCGTGCCGGTCCAGCAGCAGACGACCGCCTGGTCCGCCGTCCCGTCGGCGACCTCCCGGGCCGCCGCCTCCGAGCAGGCGGCCCACTGGGGGTCGGCGCCGGGCTGGAGGGCCCCGTGGGTGGTCACCTCATGGCCGCGTGCGCGCAGCTCGGCGACCAGGGCTCGCGCCACGGGTTCGTCCATGTCCGAGGAGACTGAGATCCGCATGGTCGCGAGCCTACGCGGATCACCAGGGCCAGATCACCAGGGCAGGGTGCCCTGGGCGGCGAAGAAGCCGCCGGTCGGTCCGTCGGGGCCGCTCATGGCCATGCGGACGATGATCTCAGCGCCCTCCTCGACGCTCTGGGTGCCCGTGCGGCCGTTGAGGTCCGTCGCGGTGAAGCCCGGTTCGACGGCGTTGATCCTCATCTCCGGGAAGGCCTTCGCGTACTGCACGGTGATCATGTTGACGGTGGTCTTGGACGCCGGGTAGGCGATGGCCTGGTAGAAGTGGGCCGGCGAGTCCGGGTCCGACAGTGCGGTCAGGGAGGCCAGACCGCTGCTCACGTTCACCACGACAGGCGCCGCGGACCGCTGGAGCAGCGGGAGGAAGGCGTGGGTGACGCGGACGACGCCGAAGACGTTGGTCTCGAACACCGTGCGCATCTCGTCGGCGGTGGTGCCGGCGGCGGTCGGGATGGCGTTGTCCGGGCCGCGCACCTCGATGCCGGCGTTGTTGACCAGGACGTCCAGGCCGCCCTCGGCCTCGACGGTCTTCGCGGCGGCCTGGACGGAGGCGTCGTCGGTGACGTCGAGCTGGACGAAGCGGGCGCCCAGCTGTTCGGCGGCACGGCGGCCGCGTTCGGCGTCGCGGGCGCCGATGTAGACGGTGTGACCTGCTGCGACGAGCCGGCGTGCGGTCTCGAAGCCCAGGCCCTTGTTCGCTCCGGTGATCAGTGTGGTGGTCATGGCTTCACCCTCCCTCCGGCCCGGGCGGGCAGCCAGACGACTCTTCTTCCTGGGACTCCCAGTACCAGGCGGCCGCCCGCCCGGCGCGGTTCACTGGGGGCATGACGACGACGGAACTGGGGCAGGCACTGCGCCGCTGGCGGGACCGGGTCGCGCCGCAGACCGCGGGGCTGCCGGCCGGCGGACAGCGGCGCGCGGCGGGGTTGCGGCGCGAGGAGCTGGCGCTGCTGGCGGGGATCTCGGTCGACTACGTCACCCGGCTCGAACAGGGCCGGGCGGCCAACCCGTCCGGGCAGGTCGTCGAGGCGCTCGCCCGGGCGCTGCGGCTGTCGGGGGACGAGCGGGAGTATCTGTTCCGGCTGGCCGGGCTGGTGCCGCCGGGGCCCGAGACGGTGCCCGGGTACATCACGCCGAGCGTCCAGCGGCTGCTGGACCGGCTCGTGGACACGCCCGTCGGCGTGTCCGACGCGGCGATGACGCTGCTCGTGGCCAACCCGATGTACGCGGCGCTGATGGGTGATCCGTCGGGCTTGCGCGGCTTCGAGCGCAACGGGGTGTGGCGCAACTTCACCGGTGCGCCCACCCGGGTCCGGCACACCCCGCAGGAGCGGCGCGACTTCGAGGCCGGGATGGTCGCGGAGCTGCGGGCGACGTACGGCCGCTATCCCGCCGACCGGCAACTGCGGCGGATGGTGGCGGAGTTGAGGGCGCGCAGTGAGCGGTTCGCCGAGCTGTGGGACGCGGGGGTCGTCGGCCGGCTGGAGGGCTCGCGCAAGACGATCGAGCACCCCCATGTGGGGCTGCTGACGCTGGACTGCGATCTGCTCCGGGTGGAGGGCAACGACCTGCACATCCTGGTGTATTCGGCGGAGCCGGGCACCGAGGAGGCCGAGAAGCTGGCGCTGCTCTCCGTCCTCGGGACCCAGTCACTGGTGGGCTAGGGGCCTGTCTGCCGAGCGTGCGTGCCAGGCGTCGCGCGGCAGGCGGGAATTGTCAGACAGGCCCGAGGGCCCTGAGCGGGTCGTCCAGCACCGGCTGCCACGCCAACTCGGCCGCGCCGACCAGGCTGTTGTGGTCCAGGGTGCACGCCAGGATCGGCACGCCGCCGCTCTGCCCCCACAGGCTGCGGTCGGCGACGACCGCGCGCAGCCGGTCGGGATCGGCGGCGAGGAGGGTGCGGTGCAGGCCGCCGAGGATGATGCGGTCGGGGTTGAGGATGTTCACCAGCCCGGCCAGGCCCAGTCCCAGGCGGTCGATGAGGGTCTCGGCGGCGGTGCGGACGGTCGGGTCGTCGTAGTGGTCGCGGATCAGTTCGATGGCCTGCTGGAGCAGGGACACCACGGGTCCCGGCTCGCGCCCCGCGGCCGTGAGGAGCGCCAGCGGGTCGGCCTCGACGTCGAGGCAGCCGCGGCTGCCGCAGTGGCAGGGGCGGCCCTCGGGGTTGACGGTGAGGTGCCCGACCTCCAGCGCCAGGCCCGAACTGCCCGTGTGCAGACGGCCGTCGAGGACGAGCGCGCCGCCGACGCCCCGGTGTCCGGTGGCCACGCAGAGCAGGTCGCGGGCGCCGCGCCCGGCGCCGTGCCGGTGCTCGGCGAGTGCGGCGAGGTTGACGTCGTTGCCCGCGAACGCCGGTCCGCTGATGCCGGCCGCGCGCACGCACTCGGCGAAGATCCGGCGCACGGGGGCGCCGACGGGCCAGGCCAGGTGGAGCGGGTTGAGCGCGCTGCCGTCGGGTTCGGCGACCGCGGACGGCACGGCGAGGCCGGCGCCGACGCAGCGGAGGCCGGTGGTGCGCAGCAGGTCGGCGCCGGCCTCGACGACCGAGCCGATGATCTTCGCCGGGTCGGCGTCGACGGTCTCGCGGGCGGGTGCGGTGGCGGCGATCCGGCCGCCGAGTCCGACCAGCGCCGCGCGGAATCCGTCGGCGTGCACCTGGGCGGCCAGGACGACGGGCCCGTCCTCGGCGACCGCGAGGCGGTGCGAGGGCCGGCCCTGGGAACCGGCGGCGGCGCCGGGCCGGGCGTCGACCCTGATCAGTCCGAGGGCCTCCAGCTCGGCGGCGACGGCTCCGGCCGTGGCCCGGGTCACGCCGAGTTCGGCGGTGAGCACGGCCCGGGTCGGGGCGCGTCCGGTGTGCACGAGCTCCAGCGCGGGCCCGAGCGCACCGCGCCCCCGGTCCAACCGCGTCCTCGAGGTGGTCCCTTCCCCCGCCGGCCGGGGGTCCGCGTTGCCGCTCATGAGGGCGAGTCTCCCATGATCCGCTGCGCGGGCCGCCTACCGGCCACTGACTCTCAGCGTGATGTTCAGCCGCCCGGTCAGCCCCAACTCCGGCGGCGCCGTGCCCGGGTACACCTTCGGTACGCCGTGGTGGGCGAGCCGCGCAGGCCCTCCGAAGACGAACAGGTCCCCGCTGCGCAGCTCCACGTCCGTGTAGGGCCGGGTCCGCGTCTCGGTGTTCCCGAACCGGAAGACACACGTGTCACCGAGGCTGAAGGACACGACCGGCGCGTCCGACTGCTCGTCGCTGTCGCGGTGCATGCCCATGCGGGCGTCGCCGTCGTAGAAGTTGATCAGTGCGATGTCGTACGGCGGAGGCGTCACCCCGAGGGCCTCCCGCGCCGCGGCACGTCCCAGTTCCCCGAGCCACGCCGGGAAGGGCTTCACCGGGGAGCCGTCGCCGTCGACGACCGTGCGGGCGTAGCCGTACGGGTACCAGTGCCACCCCAGGCACACCTGCCGGGCGGTCATCGTGCCGCCGCCGGGTGTGCGCACCGTCCGCAGCCCGGCCGGCGGGCGGGCCCAGTCCCGGCAGGCCGCCAGCAGCTCCCGTTGGCGTGCGGCGTCGAGCCAGTCGGGCACGTGCACCGCGCCCGGCGCGACCTCCGTACGGGACCTGGGGAACAGCTCGGCGTCCATGCACACCATCCTGACAAGAGGCGCTGAGCTGCGGCTCCGCCGGCGTCCCCGGGTCGCTTAGCCTGGACGCACGATGAACGACCGTATGACGACGCCCTGGGGCGAGCTGACGCTGGCCCGATTTCCCGATGACCCGCGTGACCGGCTGCGTGCCTGGGACGCCTCCGACGAGTACCTGCTGCGGCACCTGCGGGAGGTCCCGCTGTCCGGCACGGTCGTGGTCCTCGGCGACCGCTGGGGCGCCCTGGTGACAGCGCTGGCCGCGCACGGGCCGACGCAGATCACGGACTCGTACCTGAGCCAGGAGGCGACCCGGGCGAACCTCGCCCGCAACGGTGTCGAGACCGGTGCGGTACGGCTGCTCACGACCCAGGACCCGCCGCCGGGACGGATCGACGTGCTGCTGGTGCGGGTGCCGAAGAGCCTGGCCCTGCTGGAGGACCAGCTGCTGCGCCTCGCGCCCGGGGTGCACGAGGACACGGTCGTCGTCGGCACCGGCATGGTGAAGGAGATCCACACCTCCACGCTGAAGCTCTTCGAGCGGATCATCGGCCCGACCCGCACCTCCCTCGCCGAGAAGAAGGCCCGGCTGATCTTCAGCACCCCGGACCCGTCCGGCGAGACCGCCGCCACCCCGTGGCCGTACAGCTACGCCCTGCCCGAGGGCATCGGACCGGTCTCCGGGCGCACCGTCGTCAACCACGCGGGCGTCTTCTGTGCCGACCGGCTCGACATCGGCACCCGGTTCTTCCTGGGCCATCTGCCGGACAGCAGGGGCGGCCGGCGCGTCGTGGACCTCGGCTGCGGCAACGGAGTGGTGGGGACGGCGGTGGCGCTGGCGAATCCCCAGGCCGAGGTGCTGTTCGTCGACGAGTCGTTCCAGGCGGTGGCCTCCGCGGAGGCCACGTACAAGGCGAACGACGTGCCGGGGCATGCCGAGTTCCGGGTCGGGGACGGGCTGAGCGGGGTGCCGGACGGGAGTGTGGACCTCGTGCTCAACAATCCGCCGTTCCACTCCCATCAGGCCACGACCGACGCCACCGCGCGCCGGATGTTCGCCGACGCCCGGCGCGCGTTGCGGCCGGGCGGCGAGCTGTGGGTGGTCGGCAACCGTCACCTGGGGTACCACGTGACGCTGCGGCGGTTGTTCGGGAACAGCGAACTGGTCGCCGGCGACCCGAAGTTCGTGGTGCTCAGGGCCGTCAGGAAGTAGCCCGGCCGAGCAGCTGGACGGTCCGCTCCACCTCCCTCGCCATCGCCTCCCGTCCCACGGCCAGGTACGTGCGGGCGTCGACCGCCTTGGGGTGGGCGCCGAGGTACTCCCGTACGGCTCCGGTGAAGGCGATGTTGAGGGCGGTGCCGATGTTGACCTTGGTGATGCCGCCGGTGACGGCCGCGGTGAGTTCGTCGTCGGGCACGCCGGACGAACCGTGCAGGACGAGCGGCACGTCGAGCGCCGCGGCCAGGCGTTTGATGAGGTCGTGGTCGAGGGCGGCGGTCCGGGTCGTCATGGCGTGCGTGCTGCCGACGGCCACCGCCAGGGCGTCCACGCCGGAGTCGGCGACGAAGGCGCGGGCCTCGGCGGGGTCGGTGCGGGCACCGGGGGCGTGGGCGTCCAGCGGAGGTTCCCCGTTCTTGCCGCCGACCTGCCCCAACTCGGCCTCGATCCACAGGCCTTGGGCGTGCGCCCAGTCGGCCGCGGCGCGGGTGGCGGCGAGGTTCTCGGCGTAGGGCAGCCGGGCGGCATCGTACATCACGGAGCTGAACCCGGCGTCCGCCGCCTGCCGCAGCAGGTCGTCGCTCTGGACGTGGTCGAGGTGCAACCCGACGGGGACGGCGGCACGTTCGGCCACCGCGACGGCGGCACGGGCCAGGGGGTGCAGCCGCCCCCGCCTGAACTTGACGGCGTTCTCGCTCACTTGGAGGACGACGGGGGCGGCCGCCGACTCGGCGCCGGCGACGACCGCCTCGACGTGTTCGAGCGTGACGACGTTGAAGGCGGCGACGGCACAGTGCGCGGCGGCGGCAGCGGCGACCAGGTCGCCGGTGGGGACAAGAGGCACGGCTACTCCTGCGCGCCGGCGAGGATCACCGAGCGGGTGAGGTGGCGCGGCCGGTCCGGGTCGAGGCCCCGGGCGGCCGCGACGGCCACGGCGAGCCGCTGGGCGCGGACCAGTTCGGCGAGCGGGTCGAGGCCGCCGTCCACCCACAGCGCTCCGGTGCCCCGCACCTGTTCGGCCAGGCCCTCGGGCGCGTCGCCGAACATCCAGGTCGCGGTGCCCTTGGTCGTGATGCTGATGGGGCCGTGCCGGTACTCCATCGCCGGGTAGGCCTCGGTCCAGGACAGCGCGGCCTCGCGCATCTTCAGGCCGGCCTCGTTGGCCAGGCCCACGGTCCAGCCGCGGCCGAGGAAGGTGAACTGCGTGCAGTCGACGAGGCCTTGGGGCAGCGGGTCGGCGAGTGCGGTGCGGGCGTCGGTGACGGCTGCCTCGGTGTGCAGTCCGAGGTGGGCGCGGAGCAGGGTCAGCGCGGTCGTCGCGAACCTGGTCTGCACGACGGACCGTTCGTCCGCGTAGTCGAGCACCACGACGTCGTCCGCGGCGGCCATCACGGGGGTGTGCGGGTCGGCGGTGATCGCCGTGGTGCGGGTCCGCCCCTTCAACCGGCCGAGCAGTTCCAGGACTTCGGTGGTGGTGCCGGACCGGGTCAGGGCGACGACCCGGTCGTACGGCCGCCCCTGCGGGAACTCCGACGCGGCGAAGGCGTCGGTCTCGCCCTGCCCCGCGCCCTCGCGCAGCGCGGCCGCGGACTGCGCCATGAAGTACGACGTGCCGCACCCCACGATCGCGACCCGCTCCCCCGGCACCGGCAGCACCCCGCGGTGTCCGTCCGCCTCGGCCGCCGCGCGGGTCCAGCACTCGGGCTGGCTCGTCAGCTCGTCCTCGACATGCGTCATGTCGTTGCCCCTCCCCTGGATACCTGCTCATCAGATGCTTGTTCATGCAAGATATAGCGAGCTTTCGAGCAGGATCAAGCATTCGGGCGGCCGCGTGGGGTGCGCTAGGGTCGCCGGGTGATCGAGGATGGGAGAGTGCGCATGTCCCGCGACGCCCGCTGGAAGGCGCTACTGGAACTGCTCGTCGAGCGCGGCCGGCTGGAGGTCGAGGAGGCCGCCGCCGAGCTGGAGGTCTCGGCGGCGACGATCCGGCGCGACTTCGACCAGCTGGCCGAGCAGCAGATGCTCGTGCGCACGCGGGGCGGGGCGGTCGTGCACGGGGTGTCGTACGAGCTGCCGCTGCGGTACAAGACCGCCCGGCACGCCTCCGAGAAGCAGCGCATCGCCAAGGCGGTCGCCGATCTCCTCGCACCCGGCGAGGCCGTGGGGCTCACCGGCGGTACGACCACCACGGAGGTGGCGCGCGCCCTGGCCGTGCGCAGCGACCTGGCGTCCGGCTCGCCCGCGCTGACCGTGGTCACCAACGCGCTCAACATCGCCAACGAGCTGGCCGTACGCCCCCAGTTCAAGATCGTCGTGACCGGTGGGGTCGCGCGGGCGCAGTCGTACGAGCTCATCGGGCCGCTCGCGGACGGGGTGCTGAGCCAGATCACTCTCGATGTGGCCGTGCTCGGTGTGGTCGCCTTCGACGTCACGCACGGGGCCGCCGCGGCCGACGAGGCGGAGGCGGCGATCAACCGGCTGCTGTGCGAGCGGGCCGAGCGGGTGGTCGTGGCCGCCGACTCCAGCAAGCTGGGGCAGCGGGCGTTCGCCCGGATCTGCGCGGCCGAGTCGGTGGACATCCTGGTCACGGACACGGCCGTGGGCGCGGAGACGGTACGGCGCTTCGAGGAGGCGGGGGTCAGGGTGGTCGCGGTCTGAGACCGCCGGCGAAGATCCGCGCATCCCGCCGGTCCGAGACGGCCGGCGACGATCCCCGCACTCCGCCGGTCCGACGTGGCCGACGAAGATCCCCGCACCGCGCCGTCCGGCTCGTTCCGGGCACCGGCGCCACCGGATCGACCTAGGCTGGGTGCCATGGAGGCTGCCATGAGCGGACCATCGACCAACCGGCCCGACCAGCCGTATCTGCCGATCGCCGAGCACGGTCTCATCGGCGATCTGCGCAGCGTGGCCCTGGTGGGCACGGACGGCACCATCGACTGGTACTGCTGCCCGTCCTTCGACGCGCCGAGCGTGTTCGCGGCGATCCTGGACTCGGAACGGGGCGGCGCGTTCGAGCTGGCGGCGTCGGTGCCGGCCCGGACCAAGCAGTTCTACTTCCCCGACACCAACGTCCTGATCACCCGCTTCTTCACCGAGGACGGGGTCGGCGAGGTCCAGGACTTCATGCCCGTCGACGGCGAGAAGGCCGAGGTGGAGCGGCACCGGCTGATCCGGCGGGTGGTGTGCGTACGGGGTTCGATTCCGTTCCGGACCCGGGTCGCCCCGCGCTTCGACTACGGCCGGCAGCAGCACCGGCTGCGTATGGTCGGCGACGTGGCGGTCTTCGAGTCCGACCAGCTGTCGCTGAGCCTGACCGCGACCGTGCCGCTGGAGACGGACGGTCTGGACGCGCGCGCCGACTTCAAGCTCGCGGAGGGCGAGTCGGCGGTGTTCGCGCTGGACCAGGTCGGCGGGGACGTGTCGCCGCGCCGATGCGCGCGGACCGAGGCCGAGGAGCAGTTCGCGACCACGGTCGCCTACTGGCGGCGCTGGCTGTCGCAGTCCAAGTACCGGGGCCGCTGGCGGGAGATGGTGCACCGCTCGGCCCTCACCCTCAAGCTCCTCACCTACGCGCCGACCGGCGCGATCGTCGCCGCGCCGACCACGAGCCTGCCCGAGCAGCTGGGCGGCGAACGCAACTGGGACTACCGGTACGTGTGGGTGCGCGACGCCGCGTTCTGCGTCTACGCGCTGCTGCGCCTCGGCTTCACCGAGGAGGCCGAGGCGTTCATGAACTTCGTGACCAAGCACGTCAGTCCGGGCGACGGCAAACCCTCCGGGCCGTTGCAGATCATGTACGGCATCGACGGCCGCACCGACCTCACCGAGTCCGAACTCCCGCACCTGGAAGGGCATCAGGGCTCCGCGCCGGTCCGGATCGGCAACGCGGCCTCCGACCAGCTCCAACTCGACATCTACGGCGCCCTGATCGACTCCATCTACCTCTACGACAAGTGGGCCAAGCCGATCTCCAGCGCCCAGTGGGACGACGTGTGCGCCCTGGTCGAGTGGGTGTGCGCGCACTGGGACCAGCCCGACGAGGGCATCTGGGAGACGCGCGGCGGCCGGAAGAACTTCCTGTACTCGCGCCTGATGTGCTGGGTGGCGATCGAGCGGGCGATCCGCATGGCCAACCGCCGTGGCCTGCCCGCCGATCTGCCCCGCTGGCTGGAGTGC includes:
- a CDS encoding DeoR/GlpR family DNA-binding transcription regulator, with product MSRDARWKALLELLVERGRLEVEEAAAELEVSAATIRRDFDQLAEQQMLVRTRGGAVVHGVSYELPLRYKTARHASEKQRIAKAVADLLAPGEAVGLTGGTTTTEVARALAVRSDLASGSPALTVVTNALNIANELAVRPQFKIVVTGGVARAQSYELIGPLADGVLSQITLDVAVLGVVAFDVTHGAAAADEAEAAINRLLCERAERVVVAADSSKLGQRAFARICAAESVDILVTDTAVGAETVRRFEEAGVRVVAV
- a CDS encoding RpiB/LacA/LacB family sugar-phosphate isomerase; its protein translation is MRISVSSDMDEPVARALVAELRARGHEVTTHGALQPGADPQWAACSEAAAREVADGTADQAVVCCWTGTGASIAANKVPGVRAALCTDAYTADGARRWNDANVLALGLRLTSEPLMKEILDAWFAAEASEDPEDRENVERLRGR
- a CDS encoding methyltransferase → MTTPWGELTLARFPDDPRDRLRAWDASDEYLLRHLREVPLSGTVVVLGDRWGALVTALAAHGPTQITDSYLSQEATRANLARNGVETGAVRLLTTQDPPPGRIDVLLVRVPKSLALLEDQLLRLAPGVHEDTVVVGTGMVKEIHTSTLKLFERIIGPTRTSLAEKKARLIFSTPDPSGETAATPWPYSYALPEGIGPVSGRTVVNHAGVFCADRLDIGTRFFLGHLPDSRGGRRVVDLGCGNGVVGTAVALANPQAEVLFVDESFQAVASAEATYKANDVPGHAEFRVGDGLSGVPDGSVDLVLNNPPFHSHQATTDATARRMFADARRALRPGGELWVVGNRHLGYHVTLRRLFGNSELVAGDPKFVVLRAVRK
- a CDS encoding class II fructose-bisphosphate aldolase codes for the protein MPLVPTGDLVAAAAAAHCAVAAFNVVTLEHVEAVVAGAESAAAPVVLQVSENAVKFRRGRLHPLARAAVAVAERAAVPVGLHLDHVQSDDLLRQAADAGFSSVMYDAARLPYAENLAATRAAADWAHAQGLWIEAELGQVGGKNGEPPLDAHAPGARTDPAEARAFVADSGVDALAVAVGSTHAMTTRTAALDHDLIKRLAAALDVPLVLHGSSGVPDDELTAAVTGGITKVNIGTALNIAFTGAVREYLGAHPKAVDARTYLAVGREAMAREVERTVQLLGRATS
- a CDS encoding ROK family protein; this encodes MSGNADPRPAGEGTTSRTRLDRGRGALGPALELVHTGRAPTRAVLTAELGVTRATAGAVAAELEALGLIRVDARPGAAAGSQGRPSHRLAVAEDGPVVLAAQVHADGFRAALVGLGGRIAATAPARETVDADPAKIIGSVVEAGADLLRTTGLRCVGAGLAVPSAVAEPDGSALNPLHLAWPVGAPVRRIFAECVRAAGISGPAFAGNDVNLAALAEHRHGAGRGARDLLCVATGHRGVGGALVLDGRLHTGSSGLALEVGHLTVNPEGRPCHCGSRGCLDVEADPLALLTAAGREPGPVVSLLQQAIELIRDHYDDPTVRTAAETLIDRLGLGLAGLVNILNPDRIILGGLHRTLLAADPDRLRAVVADRSLWGQSGGVPILACTLDHNSLVGAAELAWQPVLDDPLRALGPV
- a CDS encoding SIS domain-containing protein; the protein is MTHVEDELTSQPECWTRAAAEADGHRGVLPVPGERVAIVGCGTSYFMAQSAAALREGAGQGETDAFAASEFPQGRPYDRVVALTRSGTTTEVLELLGRLKGRTRTTAITADPHTPVMAAADDVVVLDYADERSVVQTRFATTALTLLRAHLGLHTEAAVTDARTALADPLPQGLVDCTQFTFLGRGWTVGLANEAGLKMREAALSWTEAYPAMEYRHGPISITTKGTATWMFGDAPEGLAEQVRGTGALWVDGGLDPLAELVRAQRLAVAVAAARGLDPDRPRHLTRSVILAGAQE
- a CDS encoding SDR family oxidoreductase, with the protein product MTTTLITGANKGLGFETARRLVAAGHTVYIGARDAERGRRAAEQLGARFVQLDVTDDASVQAAAKTVEAEGGLDVLVNNAGIEVRGPDNAIPTAAGTTADEMRTVFETNVFGVVRVTHAFLPLLQRSAAPVVVNVSSGLASLTALSDPDSPAHFYQAIAYPASKTTVNMITVQYAKAFPEMRINAVEPGFTATDLNGRTGTQSVEEGAEIIVRMAMSGPDGPTGGFFAAQGTLPW
- the ilvY gene encoding HTH-type transcriptional activator IlvY gives rise to the protein MRDDHRELRLFLHLAQSLNFGRTSLDCHVSPATLTRTVQRLEADLGHRLFDRGPRGVSLTAEGHRFRAYAVQALELWRSYREEHPDPAELTGRLAVFATVTACQALLPDLLAPFRAAHPQVRLDLRTGDAAAALARLDEGEVDVAVAGIPARLPEPLVGRTVEVTELVLVTARDRPDPGLDGPFVLPHRGLVRDAADRWFRARGKTPEVVCEPDGHEGLLTLVALGCGTGVVPRLVLEHSAVRERLAVLPADPPPEPFPIGLCVRRADLRRPLVAALWSLTAP
- a CDS encoding glycoside hydrolase family 15 protein, encoding MSGPSTNRPDQPYLPIAEHGLIGDLRSVALVGTDGTIDWYCCPSFDAPSVFAAILDSERGGAFELAASVPARTKQFYFPDTNVLITRFFTEDGVGEVQDFMPVDGEKAEVERHRLIRRVVCVRGSIPFRTRVAPRFDYGRQQHRLRMVGDVAVFESDQLSLSLTATVPLETDGLDARADFKLAEGESAVFALDQVGGDVSPRRCARTEAEEQFATTVAYWRRWLSQSKYRGRWREMVHRSALTLKLLTYAPTGAIVAAPTTSLPEQLGGERNWDYRYVWVRDAAFCVYALLRLGFTEEAEAFMNFVTKHVSPGDGKPSGPLQIMYGIDGRTDLTESELPHLEGHQGSAPVRIGNAASDQLQLDIYGALIDSIYLYDKWAKPISSAQWDDVCALVEWVCAHWDQPDEGIWETRGGRKNFLYSRLMCWVAIERAIRMANRRGLPADLPRWLECRDTIYRRIMSRGWSEARQAFVQHEDGDVLDAAVLMMPLSKFIAPTDPKWLSTLDALTQELVSDSLVYRYDPLASPDGLRGDEGTFSICSFWYVEAMVHAGRVDEARLAFEKMLTYANHLGLYAEEISHTGEQQGNFPQAFTHLALISAAFNLDRALG
- a CDS encoding helix-turn-helix transcriptional regulator, translated to MTTTELGQALRRWRDRVAPQTAGLPAGGQRRAAGLRREELALLAGISVDYVTRLEQGRAANPSGQVVEALARALRLSGDEREYLFRLAGLVPPGPETVPGYITPSVQRLLDRLVDTPVGVSDAAMTLLVANPMYAALMGDPSGLRGFERNGVWRNFTGAPTRVRHTPQERRDFEAGMVAELRATYGRYPADRQLRRMVAELRARSERFAELWDAGVVGRLEGSRKTIEHPHVGLLTLDCDLLRVEGNDLHILVYSAEPGTEEAEKLALLSVLGTQSLVG
- a CDS encoding alpha-ketoglutarate-dependent dioxygenase AlkB family protein, which encodes MDAELFPRSRTEVAPGAVHVPDWLDAARQRELLAACRDWARPPAGLRTVRTPGGGTMTARQVCLGWHWYPYGYARTVVDGDGSPVKPFPAWLGELGRAAAREALGVTPPPYDIALINFYDGDARMGMHRDSDEQSDAPVVSFSLGDTCVFRFGNTETRTRPYTDVELRSGDLFVFGGPARLAHHGVPKVYPGTAPPELGLTGRLNITLRVSGR